One genomic window of Quercus lobata isolate SW786 chromosome 9, ValleyOak3.0 Primary Assembly, whole genome shotgun sequence includes the following:
- the LOC115960857 gene encoding WEB family protein At3g02930, chloroplastic-like, with protein sequence MSTKSKSALSETPNKASPATPRVSKPGRGVAKSESDSPSPLQNSRLSVDRSPRTVTSKPAIERRSPKIATPPEKQPTRIAKASELQAQLNTVQEDLKKAKEQIALVEKEKVKAIDELKEAQRVSEEANEKLKEALVAQKRAEENSEIEKFRAVELEQAGIEASQKKEEEWQKEVEAVRNQHALDVAALLSTTQELQRVKQELAMTCDAKNQAMSHADDATKIAEIHVEKVEILSAELARLKALLDSKIETETSENNKMVMKLKSEIESLKQELEKVKSLEENLIEKEASIEQLNVELETAKMAESYARSLVEEWKTKVEELEMRVEKANQLERSASESLNSVMKQLEGNNDLLHDAESEIAVLKEKVGLLEMTIGRQKGDLEESERHLDMAKEESSEMAKKVESLKSELETVKEEKAQALNNEKLAASSVQTLLEERNELINDLENSRGEEDKSKKAMESLASALHEVSAEAREAKEKLLSIQIEHENDETQIQDLKLVLKATNEKYENMLDDAKHEIDVLMNTIQQSKKEIENSKAEWEQKELHLVNCVKESEEESSSLEKEIKRLGNLLKQTEEEAYASKEEEAQLKESLQEVEAEVIHLQETLGKTKSESMKLKESLLDKENELQSIIQENEELRTREAVSLRKVEELSKLLEEATAKKQTEENGDLTDSEKDYDMLPKVVEFSEENGHGREEKPKLELPLNQCEEPRKENSQEEHNFSFDEAEKMVSAKIENVNGKMKEDESKEKEDDSVEVEFKMWESCKIEKKEFSPERETEQESFEEEVDSKVEGGESFDQINGVSSTENINDSESPPSKQPQQKKKKKPLLGKFGSLLKKKSTSNHK encoded by the exons ATGTCAACCAAATCCAA ATCTGCTTTGTCCGAAACTCCTAACAAAGCATCACCGGCAACTCCTAGAGTGAGTAAACCAGGCAGGGGAGTGGCTAAATCAGAATCTGATTCACCCTCTCCTTTGCAAAATTCACGGCTTTCAGTTGATCGGTCCCCGCGAACAGTTACCTCGAAGCCTGCCATTGAGCGTCGATCACCCAAAATTGCTACCCCACCTGAA AAACAACCTACACGGATTGCAAAGGCATCAGAACTGCAGGCGCAATTGAATACTGTTCAGGAAGAtctaaaaaaagcaaaagaacagATAGCTTTGGTTGAGAAAGAGAAGGTGAAAGCCATTGATGAATTAAAAGAAGCCCAAAGAGTTTCTGAAGAAGCAAATGAGAAGCTCAAGGAGGCTTTGGTAGCTCAGAAGCGAGCTGAGGAGAATTCAGAGATTGAAAAGTTCCGGGCTGTTGAATTGGAGCAGGCAGGAATTGAGGCATCCCAGAAGAAGGAAGAGGAATGGCAGAAAGAGGTTGAAGCTGTGAGGAATCAACATGCTTTGGATGTGGCTGCTCTTCTCTCTACCACTCAGGAGCTCCAAAGAGTGAAGCAGGAACTAGCGATGACTTGCGATGCAAAGAACCAGGCAATGAGCCATGCTGATGACGCAACTAAGATTGCTGAGATTCATGTCGAGAAAGTGGAGATTCTCTCGGCTGAGTTAGCCAGGTTGAAGGCTTTGCTTGATTCAAAGATTGAAACTGAGACCAGTGAAAACAACAAGATGGTGATGAAGCTTAAGTCTGAGATAGAATCCTTGAAGCAAGAACTCGAGAAAGTGAAAAGTCTTGAAGAGAACTTGATAGAAAAAGAGGCCTCCATTGAACAGCTTAATGTTGAGCTAGAAACCGCAAAGATGGCTGAGTCTTACGCACGTAGTCTGGTGGAGGAGTGGAAAACCAAGGTTGAGGAATTAGAGATGAGGGTTGAGAAAGCAAATCAGTTGGAGAGATCTGCATCAGAATCTTTGAATTCAGTCATGAAACAACTAGAGGGAAACAATGATTTATTGCATGATGCAGAATCTGAAATTGCTGTTCTAAAAGAGAAGGTGGGGTTGTTGGAAATGACAATTGGAAGACAGAAAGGGGATCTTGAGGAATCAGAACGTCATCTTGATATGGCCAAGGAAGAAAGTTCTGAAATGGCCAAAAAGGTTGAATCTCTGAAGTCTGAGCTTGAAACTGTGAAGGAGGAGAAAGCCCAGGCTTTGAACAATGAGAAGCTTGCAGCTTCTAGTGTTCAGACCTTATTAGAAGAGAGAAATGAACTTATTAATGATTTGGAGaattccaggggtgaagaagataagagCAAGAAGGCAATGGAAAGCTTAGCTTCAGCCTTGCATGAGGTCTCTGCAGAAGCAAGAGAAGCTAAAGAAAAGCTGTTATCCATTCAAATTGAGCATGAAAATGATGAGACCCAGATACAAGATCTAAAGTTGGTTTTGAAAGCAACAAATGAGAAGTATGAAAACATGCTTGATGATGCAAAACATGAGATTGATGTTCTTATGAATACAATTCAGCAATCCAAGAAGGAAATTGAAAACTCCAAGGCTGAGTGGGAGCAAAAAGAACTTCATTTGGTGAATTGTGTAAAGGAATCGGAAGAAGAGAGCTCTTCTCtggaaaaggaaataaaaaggcTGGGGAATTTGCTCAAGCAAACTGAGGAAGAAGCTTATGCCTCCAAGGAGGAAGAAGCTCAGCTGAAGGAAAGCCTACAGGAAGTTGAAGCTGAGGTAATTCATTTGCAGGAAACTCTTGGGAAAACAAAGTCTGAGAGCATGAAATTGAAGGAAAGCTTGCTGGACAAAGAAAATGAGTTACAGAGTATAATTCAAGAAAATGAGGAGCTCCGAACTAGGGAAGCTGTTTCCCTTAGGAAAGTTGAAGAGTTATCTAAGTTGCTTGAAGAAGCTACAGCCAAAAAGCAAACTGAAGAAAATGGTGATCTTACAGACAGTGAGAAGGACTATGATATGCTTCCAAAGGTAGTTGAGTTCTCTGAAGAGAATGGGCATGGAAGAGAAGAGAAGCCTAAATTGGAGCTTCCACTAAATCAATGTGAggaacccagaaaagaaaattcacaGGAAGAGCATAATTTCTCGTTTGATGAGGCTGAAAAAATGGTTTCTGCCAAAATTGAGAACGTGAATGGAAAGATGAAGGAAGAtgagagcaaagaaaaagaagatgattcAGTAGAAGTTGAATTTAAGATGTGGGAGAGCTGCaagattgaaaagaaagaattttcaccagagagagaaacagagcaGGAAAGCTTTGAAGAGGAAGTGGACTCAAAGGTGGAAGGTGGTGAGAGCTTTGATCAGATAAATGGGGTATCTTCTACAGAAAATATTAACGATAGTGAAAGCCCACCATCAAAGCAGCCGcaacagaaaaagaagaagaagcctttGCTTGGAAAGTTTGGAAGCCTACTAAAGAAGAAGAGCACTAGCAACCATAAGTAG